From one Lycium barbarum isolate Lr01 chromosome 6, ASM1917538v2, whole genome shotgun sequence genomic stretch:
- the LOC132645279 gene encoding uncharacterized protein LOC132645279 isoform X1, translating to MFRAMVRSEGEKCLTYVHEADRIHLQADYKKDGVHADHIRPFVRRRGKGGVAGRRERAIKRGQVSIEMDEMLQEDAQAVPEDDPATTNCNISSTSRGDTHEFTQASAMTYQPTTTQIVPYMTPQTPQYSRDPSLSSFENIFVENGPVFNSSPVQMSIDIPEATNRDDGQDCNIEIQGNELDDSNDEVDGEPSMR from the coding sequence ATGTTTCGTGCAATGGTGCGGAGTGAAGGTGAAAAGTGCTTGACATATGTGCACGAGGCTGATAGAATTCATTTACAAGCCGATTATAAAAAAGATGGAGTACATGCTGACCATATACGTCCCTTTGTTCGTAGGCGAGGAAAAGGTGGTGTTGCTGGTAGGAGGGAACGTGCTATTAAGAGAGGTCAAGTGTCTATCGAAATGGATGAAATGCTTCAGGAAGATGCCCAAGCAGTCCCGGAAGATGATCCAGCAACAACAAATTGTAATATTAGTTCCACTTCAAGAGGCGACACTCACGAATTCACTCAGGCATCAGCTATGACATATCAACCAACAACTACTCAAATTGTGCCATACATGACGCCACAAACTCCACAATATTCAAGAGATCCAAGTCTTTCGTCTTTTGAGAATATATTTGTTGAGAATGGTCCTGTTTTTAACTCATCGCCTGTGCAAATGTCCATCGATATCCCTGAGGCCACTAATAGAGATGATGGGCAGGACTGCAATATTGAGATACAAGGTAATGAGTTGGATGATTCCAACGATGAAGTGGATGGTGAACCATCAATGAGGTAG
- the LOC132645279 gene encoding uncharacterized protein LOC132645279 isoform X2, which produces MDEMLQEDAQAVPEDDPATTNCNISSTSRGDTHEFTQASAMTYQPTTTQIVPYMTPQTPQYSRDPSLSSFENIFVENGPVFNSSPVQMSIDIPEATNRDDGQDCNIEIQGNELDDSNDEVDGEPSMR; this is translated from the coding sequence ATGGATGAAATGCTTCAGGAAGATGCCCAAGCAGTCCCGGAAGATGATCCAGCAACAACAAATTGTAATATTAGTTCCACTTCAAGAGGCGACACTCACGAATTCACTCAGGCATCAGCTATGACATATCAACCAACAACTACTCAAATTGTGCCATACATGACGCCACAAACTCCACAATATTCAAGAGATCCAAGTCTTTCGTCTTTTGAGAATATATTTGTTGAGAATGGTCCTGTTTTTAACTCATCGCCTGTGCAAATGTCCATCGATATCCCTGAGGCCACTAATAGAGATGATGGGCAGGACTGCAATATTGAGATACAAGGTAATGAGTTGGATGATTCCAACGATGAAGTGGATGGTGAACCATCAATGAGGTAG